The proteins below are encoded in one region of Oharaeibacter diazotrophicus:
- a CDS encoding GNAT family N-acetyltransferase — MSTLSIDVRRARVDDAAGIAAVHDGAWRHAYRGILPGIDLERMVERRGPTWWQKAIRRHVLVLVLEVDRRIVGYATLGPSRMRTLPYKGEIYEIYLVPEYQGLGLGGRLFQAARRLLGDLKFTGVAVRALAANEGAVAFYKRRGGRPVVETGERIGDTVLPVVVFGWDQG, encoded by the coding sequence ATGAGCACGCTGTCGATCGACGTCCGCAGGGCCAGGGTTGACGACGCAGCCGGGATCGCCGCGGTGCACGACGGCGCTTGGCGCCACGCCTACCGCGGCATCCTGCCCGGCATCGACCTCGAACGGATGGTCGAGCGCCGCGGCCCGACGTGGTGGCAGAAGGCGATCCGCCGGCACGTGCTGGTGCTCGTGCTCGAGGTCGACCGCCGGATCGTCGGCTACGCCACGCTGGGGCCGAGCCGGATGCGCACGCTGCCCTACAAGGGCGAGATCTACGAGATCTACCTCGTGCCGGAATACCAGGGCCTCGGCCTCGGCGGCCGGCTGTTCCAGGCCGCCCGGCGACTGCTCGGCGACCTCAAGTTCACCGGCGTCGCCGTCCGTGCCCTCGCCGCCAACGAGGGCGCCGTCGCCTTCTACAAACGCCGCGGCGGTCGGCCCGTGGTCGAGACCGGCGAACGCATCGGCGACACCGTGCTCCCCGTGGTCGTGTTCGGCTGGGACCAGGGCTGA
- a CDS encoding glycosyltransferase — protein sequence MTKLFQYHAGNHPLDAITNAMLLLAERLGRVGLAGSVGTWNVHRDLAGRIERFSADALGPDDVLLIHHSADNPVIDEVVSAKCRKILVYHNITKPAFFGPGDEVVRRSVVEGYTQLARLRGVVDGAVCDSAFNARALVERGFSDVEPICLLADFEGLPDRPHRARPYRHRDDVFHVLFVGRICRNKGQHDLIRAVPAIERAVGRRVRLTLCGHADHGRDHLRALRDDTARLGLGDRVAVVGAVPNEELYGLYRDADAYVSYSRHEGFGVPLVEAMAFGVPVFALRAAAVAETLGGAGRLLESPDPEELAAAIAEVFRTRSGLRGLVRRQRARAAELSIDRSLPKLLAFLDRRYGLSLSAALVPTPAPSGRRQVLVEGPPEPASTPAGFDDAFARALQAIDATPVHAADRVDEPDAAPAAGTAAPLSIAAPSVGFRDAAAPTARGQLADLRLQRLAGGGSRLPSWLVRQVNAGLDGVLVSGRHGAKVCRDSGVRVPVAVIDDGSAAPAPPAATPRARGEGPFVFLLVASGHPDEETHAVLKAYVSAFAATDDVVLVVAAGTDPSTGVQAVVDRIRAEPDAPRVVVDGAEPTPARLAALCRAADAVVPPTAGPVVEAVAAAAVAAGRLVIAPAIGARFDPRRGGRVIRVRSRFVASGDPDAEPGSHRVAFDRLDLARVLRAVASGRAPGSAEPERERGEGEMPCEHVAALVDRLEAPRPTKERIRLAAIARYDDGPSGDVAAIARALPAGPYEVEHWGARDAAEAAPGTVRRLWSPRAGDFESLCRRAVDERFDAVLVGHDPAAFAADDFVRGLAHLRVHRIVVHVVLDEAPEDGADAREAFLRDHAAELAAVDGVFVHTLADLNRLAEHGLHDRVTLLPRVVPDLPVLARDGLRHVLGLAADGPIVLSVGPPPPDLIEAFALSRGRFPRAQLVLAASAGSAADIRCLDATCRELIALHGLADRVVAADAALAVEQVHILAAASDLVVVPGGGSRAETGAAIRRTLAARRPVLAVGADLAEDVLPVVARAERGDPEGLAEAMLAILGSEPRLAEADALAEAFVRGRTARDVAEIVVGAVEQAVMHRDGVERPLFTLAAGPPPVARASETVLGRRRGRELLAGLLGRAPTDAEVAGIDRALAAGVHLARAVDELIASDEYFEAVHANPRLLAALALPGVDLAELRRLDGRAFVEACYREILGRAGDEGGIAQFMRAFERAAPDDAKRIVVDVMTASPEYRDAVVPRIVVDSQAGDGS from the coding sequence ATGACGAAGCTTTTCCAGTACCACGCCGGAAACCATCCGCTGGACGCCATCACCAACGCCATGCTGCTGCTCGCCGAGCGGCTCGGTCGCGTCGGGCTGGCCGGCTCGGTCGGCACCTGGAACGTCCACCGCGACCTGGCGGGCCGGATCGAGCGCTTCTCCGCCGACGCGCTCGGCCCCGACGACGTCCTGCTGATCCACCATTCCGCCGACAACCCCGTGATCGACGAGGTCGTCTCGGCAAAGTGCCGCAAGATCCTCGTCTACCACAACATCACCAAGCCGGCCTTCTTCGGCCCCGGCGACGAGGTCGTCCGCAGATCCGTCGTCGAGGGCTACACCCAGTTGGCGCGGTTGCGCGGGGTCGTCGACGGTGCGGTGTGCGACAGCGCCTTCAACGCCCGCGCCCTCGTCGAGCGCGGCTTTTCCGACGTCGAGCCGATCTGCCTGCTGGCCGACTTCGAGGGCCTGCCCGACCGTCCCCACCGCGCCCGGCCCTACCGCCACCGCGACGACGTCTTCCACGTGCTCTTCGTCGGCCGGATCTGCCGCAACAAGGGGCAGCACGACCTGATCCGCGCGGTGCCCGCGATCGAGCGCGCGGTCGGCCGGCGCGTACGGCTGACCCTGTGCGGCCACGCCGACCACGGTCGCGACCATCTGCGCGCGCTGCGCGACGACACGGCCCGCCTCGGCCTCGGCGACCGTGTCGCCGTGGTCGGCGCGGTCCCGAACGAGGAGCTCTACGGCCTCTACCGCGACGCCGACGCCTATGTCTCCTACAGCCGGCACGAGGGTTTCGGCGTTCCCCTCGTCGAGGCGATGGCCTTCGGCGTCCCCGTCTTCGCCCTGCGCGCCGCCGCCGTGGCCGAGACCCTCGGCGGCGCCGGCCGTCTCCTGGAGAGCCCCGACCCGGAGGAACTCGCCGCCGCGATCGCGGAGGTCTTCCGCACGCGGTCCGGCCTTCGCGGCCTCGTCCGGCGCCAGCGGGCGCGCGCCGCCGAACTGTCGATCGACCGAAGCCTGCCGAAGCTGCTCGCGTTCCTCGACCGCCGCTACGGCCTGTCCCTTTCGGCGGCCCTGGTGCCGACACCCGCGCCGTCCGGCCGCCGGCAGGTCCTCGTCGAGGGCCCCCCCGAACCGGCTAGCACTCCGGCCGGCTTCGACGACGCCTTCGCCCGGGCGCTGCAGGCGATCGACGCGACACCCGTCCACGCGGCCGATCGCGTCGACGAACCGGACGCCGCCCCGGCCGCCGGCACCGCCGCCCCGCTCTCGATCGCCGCACCGAGCGTCGGCTTCCGCGACGCCGCGGCACCGACCGCACGCGGCCAGTTGGCCGACCTCCGCCTGCAGCGGCTCGCCGGCGGCGGGAGCCGGCTGCCGTCGTGGCTGGTGCGCCAGGTCAACGCTGGCCTCGACGGCGTCCTGGTGTCCGGGCGCCACGGCGCCAAGGTCTGCCGCGACAGCGGCGTCCGCGTGCCCGTCGCGGTGATCGACGACGGTTCCGCCGCACCGGCGCCGCCCGCGGCGACGCCGCGGGCGCGGGGCGAAGGGCCCTTCGTCTTCCTGCTCGTCGCCTCGGGACACCCCGACGAGGAGACCCACGCGGTGCTGAAGGCCTATGTTTCCGCCTTCGCCGCCACCGACGATGTGGTCCTGGTCGTCGCGGCCGGCACCGACCCGTCGACCGGCGTCCAGGCCGTGGTGGACCGCATCCGTGCCGAGCCGGACGCGCCGCGCGTCGTCGTCGACGGCGCCGAGCCGACGCCGGCGCGCCTCGCCGCGCTCTGCCGCGCCGCCGACGCCGTCGTCCCGCCGACCGCCGGACCGGTGGTCGAGGCCGTCGCCGCCGCCGCCGTCGCGGCTGGACGACTGGTGATCGCGCCCGCGATCGGCGCGCGGTTCGACCCTCGCCGCGGGGGGCGGGTGATCCGCGTGCGGTCGCGTTTCGTCGCGTCCGGCGATCCCGACGCGGAACCGGGATCGCACCGGGTCGCCTTCGACCGGCTCGACCTCGCGCGGGTGCTGAGAGCGGTCGCATCCGGGCGTGCACCGGGATCGGCGGAGCCGGAGAGAGAACGAGGGGAGGGGGAAATGCCTTGCGAGCACGTCGCGGCCTTGGTCGATCGGCTGGAGGCCCCACGGCCGACGAAGGAGCGGATCCGCCTCGCCGCGATCGCGCGCTACGACGACGGCCCGTCCGGCGACGTCGCGGCCATCGCCCGCGCCTTGCCCGCCGGGCCCTACGAGGTCGAGCACTGGGGCGCCCGGGACGCGGCCGAAGCCGCGCCCGGGACCGTCCGTCGGCTGTGGTCGCCGCGGGCGGGCGATTTCGAGTCGCTGTGCCGCCGCGCGGTCGACGAGCGCTTCGACGCCGTGCTGGTGGGCCACGACCCCGCCGCCTTCGCGGCCGACGACTTCGTCCGCGGCCTCGCCCATTTGCGCGTCCACCGGATCGTCGTGCACGTCGTCCTCGACGAGGCGCCGGAGGACGGCGCCGATGCGCGCGAAGCCTTCCTCCGCGACCACGCGGCCGAACTCGCCGCCGTCGACGGCGTCTTCGTCCACACGCTCGCCGACCTGAACCGTCTCGCCGAACACGGCCTCCACGACAGGGTGACGCTGCTGCCCCGCGTCGTCCCCGATCTCCCGGTGCTCGCGCGCGACGGGCTGCGCCACGTCCTCGGCCTCGCGGCCGACGGACCGATCGTCCTCTCGGTCGGCCCGCCGCCGCCCGACCTGATCGAGGCCTTCGCCCTGTCGCGCGGGCGCTTTCCGCGGGCGCAACTCGTCCTCGCCGCGTCGGCGGGGTCCGCTGCCGACATCCGCTGTCTCGATGCGACCTGCCGCGAGCTGATCGCCCTCCACGGCCTCGCCGACCGGGTCGTCGCCGCCGACGCGGCGCTGGCGGTCGAGCAGGTCCACATCCTCGCCGCGGCGTCCGATCTGGTCGTCGTCCCCGGCGGCGGATCGCGGGCCGAGACCGGCGCCGCCATCCGCCGTACCCTCGCCGCCCGTCGTCCGGTCCTCGCCGTCGGCGCCGACTTGGCCGAGGACGTGCTCCCCGTCGTCGCGCGGGCCGAGCGCGGCGATCCCGAAGGCCTCGCCGAGGCGATGCTCGCGATCCTCGGGTCCGAGCCACGGCTCGCCGAGGCCGACGCGCTCGCGGAGGCCTTCGTCCGCGGCCGGACGGCGCGGGACGTCGCCGAGATCGTCGTCGGCGCCGTCGAGCAGGCCGTGATGCACCGCGACGGCGTCGAGCGGCCGCTGTTCACGCTGGCGGCCGGTCCGCCGCCGGTGGCGCGGGCCTCCGAGACCGTGCTCGGCCGGCGCCGCGGCCGCGAGCTCCTCGCCGGGCTGCTCGGGCGCGCGCCGACCGACGCCGAGGTCGCCGGCATCGACAGGGCGCTCGCCGCCGGCGTTCACCTCGCCCGGGCCGTCGACGAGCTGATCGCCTCGGACGAGTATTTCGAGGCCGTCCACGCGAACCCCCGGCTGCTCGCGGCGCTGGCCCTGCCCGGCGTCGACCTCGCCGAACTGCGACGCCTCGACGGCCGCGCCTTCGTCGAGGCCTGCTACCGCGAGATCCTCGGCCGGGCCGGCGACGAGGGCGGCATCGCGCAGTTCATGCGGGCGTTCGAGCGCGCCGCGCCCGACGACGCCAAGCGCATCGTCGTCGACGTCATGACGGCCTCGCCGGAGTACCGCGACGCCGTCGTGCCGCGGATCGTGGTCGACTCCCAAGCGGGGGACGGATCGTGA
- a CDS encoding glycosyltransferase, protein MILVLTYGKVCTTSLRRLLGANFPGRFAFSHGLGSWIVDPLERFAAATTADTSGLRAAFDNAPIRAMIERARAAGETLTVVSGVRDPVTRSLSVAMQNLEAGFADCLGPSPEASADMLGGRIADLWLRDTADDDPVRGFLERMIRAPADWFREELETPFGFDLAAAGFDRGRGYAIHERDGVRLLLFRHENAPAAIEAGLAELFPGIDVALPHDNDGTAKPTAAIYRALQRRFRLPRAALQAIYDHPHVRAFYGEDEIAAAIDRWAEPAPRRAWVPPPPPAAPRAAFSAAVFVPLRNHARWIGAELDSLFAQWRPDVELVLVDDGSDDGSLAAVMDRLGGRPDVAATVMRNGKALGHGMLATVTALTRAPVIVQADSDDIALPGRLDVLLGRFAAEPDLRLVTSNAVLLSEGGIPIGLLDTRLSDTVLDDPVALADMQEAPYWLGATSAFHRSVLEAFPPLDPDLCPYGLDLLTGYRATMLGHQRYLARPLVGWRQHARNSHRAIGAHGADPVSLEHMGAIHVMVRAQRLRDLAWLRDQGGIAPERAAVIAARWQADQHSTLDTWIRARNRLTGAHAAPAPRVEAAAEQAPHVPAVPPILTLRRGVECSTGSAGAALERWPGIRRHDRSFVWTARRTAVVLRVPDPDATALVVTLAGLPFVDRQQVALSIDFGPPVETTVIAGEARRVTVPLVRRLDPAGGLVTLTVHAPAAAVLSELDPTSRDGRLFGAALFALEVI, encoded by the coding sequence ATGATTCTCGTCCTCACCTACGGCAAGGTCTGCACGACGTCGCTGCGCCGTCTCCTGGGGGCGAACTTTCCCGGCCGCTTCGCCTTCAGCCACGGCCTCGGATCCTGGATCGTCGATCCGCTCGAGCGCTTCGCGGCGGCGACCACGGCGGACACGTCCGGCCTGCGCGCCGCCTTCGACAACGCTCCGATCCGCGCGATGATCGAGCGCGCCCGTGCGGCGGGTGAGACGCTGACCGTCGTCAGCGGCGTCCGCGATCCCGTGACCCGCTCCCTGTCGGTCGCGATGCAGAACCTCGAAGCCGGCTTCGCCGACTGCCTCGGCCCCTCGCCGGAGGCGTCGGCCGACATGCTCGGCGGCCGGATCGCCGATCTCTGGCTCCGCGACACCGCCGACGACGATCCCGTCCGCGGCTTCCTCGAGCGGATGATCCGCGCGCCGGCCGACTGGTTCCGCGAGGAGCTCGAGACGCCCTTCGGCTTCGATCTCGCCGCCGCGGGCTTCGACCGCGGCCGCGGCTACGCCATCCACGAGCGCGACGGCGTGCGCCTGCTGCTGTTCCGCCACGAGAACGCGCCGGCCGCGATCGAGGCCGGGCTGGCGGAACTCTTCCCCGGCATCGACGTCGCGCTGCCGCACGACAACGACGGCACCGCCAAGCCGACGGCCGCGATCTACCGCGCCCTGCAGCGCCGCTTCCGCCTGCCGCGGGCGGCCCTGCAGGCGATCTACGACCACCCCCACGTCCGCGCCTTCTACGGCGAGGACGAGATCGCCGCCGCGATCGACCGTTGGGCCGAGCCGGCCCCGCGGCGCGCCTGGGTGCCGCCACCGCCGCCCGCCGCGCCGCGCGCCGCCTTCTCGGCGGCGGTGTTCGTGCCCCTGCGCAACCATGCCCGTTGGATCGGCGCCGAGCTCGACAGCCTGTTCGCCCAGTGGCGGCCGGACGTCGAACTGGTGCTGGTCGACGACGGCTCCGACGACGGCAGCCTCGCCGCCGTCATGGACCGGCTCGGCGGCCGGCCCGATGTCGCGGCGACGGTGATGCGCAACGGCAAGGCGCTCGGCCACGGCATGCTGGCGACCGTCACGGCGCTGACGCGCGCGCCGGTGATCGTCCAGGCCGATAGCGACGACATCGCGCTGCCGGGCCGTCTCGACGTTCTCCTCGGCCGCTTCGCCGCCGAGCCGGACCTGCGCCTCGTCACCTCCAACGCGGTGCTCCTCTCCGAGGGCGGCATCCCGATCGGCCTGCTCGACACCCGATTGTCGGACACGGTGCTCGACGACCCGGTGGCGCTCGCCGACATGCAGGAGGCGCCCTACTGGCTCGGCGCCACTTCCGCCTTCCACCGCTCGGTGCTCGAGGCCTTCCCGCCGCTCGACCCGGATCTCTGCCCCTACGGGCTCGACCTCCTCACCGGCTACCGCGCGACGATGCTCGGGCATCAGCGCTATCTCGCCCGGCCGCTGGTCGGTTGGCGCCAGCACGCCCGCAACAGTCACCGGGCGATCGGTGCGCACGGCGCCGATCCGGTCTCGCTCGAGCACATGGGCGCCATCCACGTTATGGTGCGCGCCCAGCGCCTGCGCGACCTCGCCTGGCTGCGCGACCAGGGCGGCATCGCCCCGGAACGGGCGGCGGTGATCGCGGCGCGCTGGCAGGCGGACCAGCACTCGACCCTCGACACCTGGATCCGCGCCCGCAACCGTCTCACGGGCGCGCACGCCGCCCCGGCGCCGCGCGTCGAGGCCGCCGCGGAGCAGGCGCCGCACGTGCCGGCGGTGCCGCCGATCCTCACGCTCCGGCGCGGCGTCGAATGCTCGACCGGCTCGGCGGGCGCCGCCCTGGAGCGCTGGCCCGGCATCCGCCGCCACGACCGGTCCTTCGTCTGGACCGCCCGGCGAACGGCCGTGGTGCTGCGGGTGCCCGATCCCGACGCCACGGCCCTGGTGGTCACGCTCGCCGGCCTGCCCTTCGTCGACCGTCAGCAGGTCGCGCTGTCGATCGACTTCGGCCCGCCGGTCGAGACGACCGTGATCGCCGGCGAGGCGCGGCGGGTGACCGTGCCGCTGGTGCGGCGCCTCGATCCGGCCGGCGGGCTCGTCACGCTGACGGTGCACGCCCCGGCGGCCGCGGTGCTGTCCGAACTCGATCCGACCAGCCGGGACGGCCGCCTGTTCGGCGCCGCGCTGTTCGCCCTCGAGGTGATCTGA
- the ppa gene encoding inorganic diphosphatase: protein MRIDAVPIGKNPPNDINVIIEVPIGGEPIKYEMDKEAGAMYVDRFLYTSMRYPGNYGFVPHTLSDDGDPIDVVVINTRAIIPGAIINCRPIGVLKMQDESGHDEKVIAVPSSKLTKRYDKVQNHTDLPEITLHQIEHFFEHYKDLEPGKWVKIIGWGDAEESRSLIVAAIEAAKAAKKD, encoded by the coding sequence ATGCGCATCGACGCCGTTCCCATCGGCAAGAACCCGCCGAACGACATCAACGTCATCATCGAGGTGCCGATCGGCGGCGAGCCCATCAAGTACGAGATGGACAAGGAAGCCGGCGCCATGTACGTCGACCGCTTCCTCTACACCTCGATGCGCTACCCGGGGAACTACGGCTTCGTGCCGCACACCCTGTCGGACGACGGCGACCCGATCGACGTGGTGGTGATCAACACCCGCGCGATCATCCCGGGCGCCATCATCAACTGCCGGCCGATCGGCGTCCTCAAGATGCAGGACGAGAGCGGCCACGACGAGAAGGTGATCGCTGTCCCCTCCTCGAAGCTGACCAAGCGCTACGACAAGGTGCAGAACCACACCGACCTGCCGGAGATCACCCTCCACCAGATCGAGCACTTCTTCGAGCATTACAAGGATCTCGAGCCCGGCAAGTGGGTCAAGATCATCGGCTGGGGCGACGCCGAGGAGTCGCGCTCGCTGATCGTCGCCGCGATCGAGGCCGCCAAGGCCGCCAAGAAGGACTGA
- a CDS encoding acyltransferase family protein has product MPPGVASIAGGRIIPSPAAPTLASTGNVAKARDSGADIVRALAILAVVAIHAGHVVLDPATTLALATASRWAVPVFVFYGCLHLARAVARPGADPWRLAADRSKRLALPFFAYSLLYAAVLGAPGSFDLLHVATGHLGGYAWAGQYYFLVMFQLVPLVALAASRRPPPALLVAVALCGALLVAAAGPLLAISPVLGKISDRPFLWWATYGALGLLLADAGRAERFAGRIPRPLALAGFAAIPFALATADLPADRSPYLNLPVLTASVAAILLAGPAFRGLRCRPLEFLGRNTLVVFCLNPLVIVGFDRLAAAAGTTPPSGSAGLAAAAAVVAATTAACLAVGVVLKRIGLGALAA; this is encoded by the coding sequence GTGCCGCCGGGCGTCGCGTCCATTGCGGGAGGCCGCATCATCCCGAGCCCGGCCGCCCCGACCCTCGCCTCGACCGGAAATGTCGCGAAGGCCCGCGACAGCGGCGCCGACATCGTCAGGGCGCTCGCCATCCTCGCGGTGGTGGCGATCCACGCCGGCCACGTGGTGCTCGACCCCGCGACCACGCTCGCCCTCGCGACCGCCTCGCGCTGGGCCGTTCCGGTCTTCGTCTTCTACGGCTGCCTCCATCTCGCCCGTGCGGTCGCCCGGCCCGGCGCCGACCCTTGGCGGCTCGCCGCCGATCGGTCGAAGCGCCTCGCCCTGCCCTTCTTCGCCTACAGCCTGCTCTACGCCGCCGTTCTCGGCGCGCCGGGCAGCTTCGACCTGCTCCACGTGGCGACGGGCCACCTTGGCGGCTATGCCTGGGCCGGGCAGTATTATTTCCTGGTGATGTTCCAGTTGGTGCCGCTGGTCGCGCTCGCGGCGTCGCGGCGCCCGCCGCCGGCGCTGCTCGTCGCCGTCGCCCTCTGCGGGGCGCTGCTCGTGGCCGCGGCCGGGCCGCTGCTGGCGATCTCCCCCGTCCTCGGCAAGATCTCCGATCGGCCGTTCCTCTGGTGGGCGACCTATGGCGCCCTCGGTCTCCTCCTCGCCGACGCCGGCCGCGCCGAGCGGTTCGCCGGGCGGATCCCCCGTCCGCTCGCCCTCGCGGGCTTCGCCGCGATCCCGTTCGCGCTCGCCACGGCCGATCTGCCGGCCGATCGCAGCCCCTACCTCAACCTGCCGGTGCTGACGGCGTCGGTGGCGGCGATCCTGCTCGCGGGCCCGGCCTTCCGCGGCCTGCGATGCCGGCCGCTCGAGTTCCTCGGCCGCAACACGCTGGTGGTGTTCTGCCTCAACCCGCTGGTGATCGTGGGGTTCGACCGCCTCGCCGCCGCCGCCGGCACGACGCCGCCGTCCGGATCGGCGGGCCTCGCCGCGGCCGCGGCGGTTGTGGCGGCGACGACGGCGGCGTGCCTCGCGGTCGGCGTCGTCCTGAAGCGGATCGGGCTCGGCGCGCTCGCCGCCTGA
- a CDS encoding DMT family transporter, with product MSPRFDSPLVLLLVTGTLLGLAPPLGKAGIAAGVPPLGWALLISAGTAAVLTAILAARGTPPRLDRARAVYATVTAALSYAIPNALMFLAIPHLGAGYAGIMLTLSPVTTLCIAILCRVRRPTALGVAGIVVGFVGAVVVASTRGEVGRPADPLWVAAGLAMPLFLASGNVYRSLGWPPGATPTELAAGSHLAAAAMLLAALVLAGDAGGLVRIADVPGLALAQVAASAAMFACFFRLQVAGGPVYLSQIGYVGAAVGLLGGIAFLGEHYGPATLAGAVVIAAGVAMTTVAQRRATA from the coding sequence ATGTCCCCCCGCTTCGATTCGCCGCTCGTCCTCCTGCTCGTCACCGGCACGCTGCTCGGCCTCGCCCCGCCGCTCGGCAAGGCCGGGATCGCCGCCGGCGTGCCGCCGCTCGGCTGGGCGCTGCTGATCTCGGCAGGCACGGCAGCGGTGTTGACGGCGATCCTGGCGGCGCGCGGCACCCCGCCGCGCCTCGACCGCGCCCGCGCGGTCTACGCGACGGTGACGGCGGCGCTGTCCTACGCCATCCCCAACGCCCTGATGTTCCTCGCCATCCCCCATCTCGGGGCGGGCTACGCCGGCATCATGCTGACGCTGTCGCCGGTGACGACGCTGTGCATCGCGATCCTCTGCCGCGTCCGCCGGCCGACCGCGCTCGGCGTCGCCGGCATCGTGGTCGGGTTCGTCGGCGCCGTGGTGGTCGCCTCGACCCGCGGCGAGGTCGGCCGCCCGGCCGATCCGCTCTGGGTCGCCGCCGGCCTCGCCATGCCGCTGTTCCTCGCCTCCGGCAACGTCTACCGCAGCCTCGGCTGGCCGCCGGGCGCGACGCCGACCGAACTCGCCGCCGGCAGCCACCTCGCCGCCGCCGCGATGCTGCTCGCCGCGCTGGTTCTCGCCGGCGACGCCGGCGGCCTCGTCCGGATCGCCGACGTCCCCGGCCTCGCCCTCGCCCAGGTCGCCGCCTCGGCGGCGATGTTCGCCTGCTTCTTCCGCCTGCAGGTCGCCGGCGGCCCGGTCTATCTCAGCCAGATCGGTTACGTCGGCGCCGCCGTCGGCCTCCTCGGCGGCATCGCCTTCCTCGGCGAGCACTACGGCCCGGCCACCCTCGCCGGCGCCGTGGTGATCGCCGCCGGCGTCGCCATGACCACCGTCGCCCAGCGTCGCGCTACGGCCTGA
- a CDS encoding MarR family winged helix-turn-helix transcriptional regulator: protein MDRADRAIAQWRRERPDLDVSPMAVFGRLSEAAALAQERIRAVFARAGLAPGEFDVLATLRRSGAPHRLTPTALYESTMVSSGAMTARLDRLERAGLIARRPNPDDRRGVLVELTAAGFALVEEVVAVHVANEHRMLAGLDGAERATLATLLSRLIASLAATGTVDGGIPKRDDADRIST from the coding sequence ATGGATCGGGCGGACAGGGCGATCGCGCAGTGGCGGCGGGAGCGGCCGGACCTCGACGTCTCGCCGATGGCGGTGTTCGGGCGGCTCTCGGAGGCGGCCGCGCTGGCGCAGGAGCGGATCCGCGCGGTGTTCGCCCGCGCAGGCCTCGCCCCCGGCGAGTTCGACGTGCTGGCGACGCTGCGCCGCTCCGGCGCGCCGCACCGGCTGACGCCGACGGCGCTCTACGAGAGCACCATGGTGTCGTCGGGCGCGATGACCGCACGGCTCGACCGGTTGGAGCGCGCCGGCCTGATCGCGCGGCGACCCAACCCGGACGACCGCCGCGGCGTGCTGGTGGAGCTGACGGCGGCCGGATTCGCGCTCGTCGAGGAGGTCGTAGCGGTCCACGTCGCCAACGAGCACCGGATGCTCGCCGGGCTCGACGGCGCCGAGCGCGCGACATTGGCGACGCTCCTTAGCCGGCTCATCGCGTCGCTCGCGGCGACCGGGACGGTGGACGGGGGCATTCCGAAACGGGATGACGCAGACCGGATTAGCACTTAA